The sequence CGTTCTCGCTGTATGGCGAGCGCGTCGGCGCGCTGTCGATGGTCACCCAGAGCCGCGAGGAATCCGCGCGCGTGCTGTCGCAGATCAAACGCGTGATCCGCACCAACTACTCCAATCCGCCCACCCATGGCGCGACCGTGATCTCGGCCGTATTGAACAGCCCGGAACTGCGCGCCATGTGGGAAACCGAACTGGGCGAGATGCGCACCCGCATCCACGACATGCGCCTGAGCATGGTGCGTCAACTGGCCGAGAAAGGCGCCAGGCAAGACTTCAGCTTCGTGGCCAAGCAGCGCGGCATGTTCTCCTACTCCGGCCTCACGACGGCTCAAGTGGAACGCCTGCGCGTCGAATTCGGTGTCTACGCCATCGGCACCGGCCGTATCTGCGCAGCGGCATTGAACCGCCATAATCTGGATCATGTAACCGACGCCATCGTGCAGGTACTGTGATTCGCCAGGGCTTGACTTCCCTTTTGTAAACAGTAGGATACGCACCGCTGTTCCGCGATAGCTCAGTCGGTAGAGCAAATGACTGTTAATCATTGGGTCCCTGGTTCGAGTCCAGGTCGCGGAGCCAACTTCAAAGCCTCAGGTGAAAACCTGGGGCTTTTTTGTTGCTGCCGGACTCTCTCCAGGGACACTGTCCCAGGTTATTCGGCAAGCCTCACCCCTTCGGGGCCGCGCTAAAGCGCGTTCTGCTGCGCAGTCGAGTCCAGGTCGCGGAGCCAACTTCAAAGCCTCAGGTGAAAACCTGGGGCTTTTTTGTTGTTGCCGGACTCTCTCCAGGGACGCTGTCCCGGGTTATTCGGCAAGCCTCACCCCTTCGGGGCCGCGCTGAAGCGCGTTCTGCTGCGCAGTCGAGTCCAGGTCGCGGAGCCAACTTCAAAGCCTCAGGTGAACCTGGGGCTTTTTTGTTGCTGCCGGACTCTCTCCAGGGGCGCTGTCCCAGGTTATTCGGCAAGCCTCACCCCTTCGGGGCCGCGCTGAAGCGCGTTCTGCTGCGCAGTCGAGTCCAGGTCGCGGAGCCAAACTCAAGCCTCAGGTGAAAACCTGGGGCTTTTTGTTGCTGCCGGACTCTCTCCAGGGACACTGCCCCAGGTTATTCGGCAAGCCTCACCCCTTCGGGGCCGCGCTGAAGCGCGTTCTGCTGCGCAGTCGAGTCCAGGTCAGCCCGAAACGAAAACGCCCCGCATTGGCGGGGCGTTTTCGGTACCACTGAACGATTACTGTCCAGGGGCCTGTTCAGCAGCCTCGGGCTCGGCTTCTGCGGCAGGTGCCGCGTCGCCCTCTTCGCCCTTGATGCCCAACAGTTCCAGATCGAAGACCAGCACCGAGTTGGCCGGAATCAGCGGACTCGGGCTCTGCTCCCCGTATGCCAGCTCGCTCGGGATATACAGTTTGTATTTCTCGCCGACGTGCATCAGTTGCAGACCTTCGACCCAACCTGGAATGACACCGCCGACAGGCAGGTCGATCGGAGCGCCACGCTTGATCGAACTATCGAAGACCGTTCCGTCAGTCAGACTGCCTTCATAATGAACGGTGACGATATCGTCCGTGCCGGGCTGAGGACCCTCGGCGGCCTTGACCACTTCGTACTGCAGGCCGGATTCGGTGGTCTTGACGCCTTCACGCTTGGCGTTTTCTTCGAGGAACTTCTTGCCAGCCGCAACGGCCTCCTTGTTCATCTCGACCATGCGCTCTTCGGCACGGGTTTGCAGGTAGGCAAAGGCCTCCATCAACTCTTCATCGGTCAGCTTCTGCTCTTTCTTGCCGATCGCGTCGTCGATACCCTGCGCAACCGCGTTCGAGTCGAGATCGGCCATGCCTTCCTGAGCAAGACTCTTGCCCATGTTCAAGCCGATACCGTAGGAGGCTTTTTGCGCCGGGGTTTCCAGCTTGGCGCTGGTTTCCGAATCACAGCCCGCCAGCACCAGGCCAACCAGGGCTATTGCCGACGCCAAACGATGATGTCTCATTCTGTTTCCTTAATTACGCGTAAGAGGTGAAGCAAGATAATTGCCGGAGCTTAACAGCCACCTCAGACAGTGGCTACCGAGCACGCCACGGTAATAGGTAAAGACAATG is a genomic window of Stutzerimonas stutzeri containing:
- a CDS encoding FKBP-type peptidyl-prolyl cis-trans isomerase, producing MRHHRLASAIALVGLVLAGCDSETSAKLETPAQKASYGIGLNMGKSLAQEGMADLDSNAVAQGIDDAIGKKEQKLTDEELMEAFAYLQTRAEERMVEMNKEAVAAGKKFLEENAKREGVKTTESGLQYEVVKAAEGPQPGTDDIVTVHYEGSLTDGTVFDSSIKRGAPIDLPVGGVIPGWVEGLQLMHVGEKYKLYIPSELAYGEQSPSPLIPANSVLVFDLELLGIKGEEGDAAPAAEAEPEAAEQAPGQ